From Halichondria panicea chromosome 12, odHalPani1.1, whole genome shotgun sequence, a single genomic window includes:
- the LOC135345694 gene encoding phosphotriesterase-related protein-like isoform X2 yields the protein MAVQTVLGKVPSEELGVVLPHEHILVDYTTGLDTTTSFLNGRDVAGLPVTMENLGFTRRFMYSVRENVVLDEIEKAETEVGLYKTSGGGCICEMSVVGMRRKEHSFDDLARISKATGVHIVSTTGFYSESFLSAEIKTMSVQSMAELMKTEVAIGSGPMGLKCGVMYIACSDPLKETEKKALEAAAITHKETGVAIQVAPGRTTDLPFRILDRLYSYGVHGQAISMSHVDRAFSDCETNLKLMSDLCHRGCYINHSLFGKECSHYPCNEDFDFPSDAQRIARIKALVDRGCLDHLLVSHDIVCRNEWACYGGYGYGHMLDHIAPKFLNRGFQRATVDRIMRENPQRWLTCSEFR from the exons ATGGCAGTGCAAACAG TGTTAGGGAAAGTCCCTTCGGAAGAGTTGGGTGTGGTTCTTCCTCATGAACACATCCTGGTAGACTACACTACAGGACTTGATACCACCACATCCTTTCTCAATGGCCGTGACGTTGCAGGGCTacctgttactatggagaatCTGGGGTTCACAAGACGATTCAT gtacagtGTGCGTGAGAATGTGGTTCTTGATGAGATCGAAAAAGCAGAGACAGAAGTGGGGCTATACAAGACGTCTGGTGGGGGCTGTATCTGTGAAATGTCTGTGGTGGGTATGAGAAGAAAGGAGCACTCTTTCGACGACTTAGCACGCATCTCCAAGGCAACGGGTGTACATATTGTATCGACAACAGGATTCTATAGCGAGTCGTTCCTCTCAGCTGAGATTAAAACAATGTCCGTCCAATCAATGGCAGAGTTGATGAAAACAGAGGTTGCGATAGGGAGTGGACCGATGGGATTGAAGTGCGGGGTCATGTACATTGCATGCTCAGATCCCCTTAAAGAAACAGAGAAGAAAGCTCTGGAGGCAGCTGCCATCACACACAAGGAAACAG GTGTGGCAATACAGGTAGCTCCAGGGCGAACCACAGACCTCCCATTCCGAATCCTGGACCGCCTCTATTCCTATGGAGTGCATGGCCAGGCTATCAGTATGTCTCATGTGGATCGGGCATTCTCAGACTGTGAAACTAACCTCAAACTAATGAGTGACCTGTGTCACCGTGGTTGCTACATTAACCACTCCCTTTTTGGAAAAGAATGCTCACACTATCCATGTAATGAAGATTTCGACTTCCCTAGCGATGCTCAGCGTATTGCCCGGATCAAGGCTCTTGTCGACAGGGGATGTTTGGATCATCTGCTTGTGTCACATGATATTGTCTGTCGGAATGAGTGGGCATGTTATGGTGGTTACGGTTATGGTCACATGTTAGACCACATAGCCCCAAAGTTTCTGAACAGAGGTTTCCAGAGAGCTACTGTGGACAGGATTATGAGAGAGAACCCTCAAAGATGGCTAACCTGCTCTGAATTTAGATGA
- the LOC135345694 gene encoding phosphotriesterase-related protein-like isoform X1 — translation MAVQTGKTLQSHFINTYNNLSVLGKVPSEELGVVLPHEHILVDYTTGLDTTTSFLNGRDVAGLPVTMENLGFTRRFMYSVRENVVLDEIEKAETEVGLYKTSGGGCICEMSVVGMRRKEHSFDDLARISKATGVHIVSTTGFYSESFLSAEIKTMSVQSMAELMKTEVAIGSGPMGLKCGVMYIACSDPLKETEKKALEAAAITHKETGVAIQVAPGRTTDLPFRILDRLYSYGVHGQAISMSHVDRAFSDCETNLKLMSDLCHRGCYINHSLFGKECSHYPCNEDFDFPSDAQRIARIKALVDRGCLDHLLVSHDIVCRNEWACYGGYGYGHMLDHIAPKFLNRGFQRATVDRIMRENPQRWLTCSEFR, via the exons ATGGCAGTGCAAACAGGTAAGACTTTACAATCACACTTTATTAACACTTATAATAATTTGTCAGTGTTAGGGAAAGTCCCTTCGGAAGAGTTGGGTGTGGTTCTTCCTCATGAACACATCCTGGTAGACTACACTACAGGACTTGATACCACCACATCCTTTCTCAATGGCCGTGACGTTGCAGGGCTacctgttactatggagaatCTGGGGTTCACAAGACGATTCAT gtacagtGTGCGTGAGAATGTGGTTCTTGATGAGATCGAAAAAGCAGAGACAGAAGTGGGGCTATACAAGACGTCTGGTGGGGGCTGTATCTGTGAAATGTCTGTGGTGGGTATGAGAAGAAAGGAGCACTCTTTCGACGACTTAGCACGCATCTCCAAGGCAACGGGTGTACATATTGTATCGACAACAGGATTCTATAGCGAGTCGTTCCTCTCAGCTGAGATTAAAACAATGTCCGTCCAATCAATGGCAGAGTTGATGAAAACAGAGGTTGCGATAGGGAGTGGACCGATGGGATTGAAGTGCGGGGTCATGTACATTGCATGCTCAGATCCCCTTAAAGAAACAGAGAAGAAAGCTCTGGAGGCAGCTGCCATCACACACAAGGAAACAG GTGTGGCAATACAGGTAGCTCCAGGGCGAACCACAGACCTCCCATTCCGAATCCTGGACCGCCTCTATTCCTATGGAGTGCATGGCCAGGCTATCAGTATGTCTCATGTGGATCGGGCATTCTCAGACTGTGAAACTAACCTCAAACTAATGAGTGACCTGTGTCACCGTGGTTGCTACATTAACCACTCCCTTTTTGGAAAAGAATGCTCACACTATCCATGTAATGAAGATTTCGACTTCCCTAGCGATGCTCAGCGTATTGCCCGGATCAAGGCTCTTGTCGACAGGGGATGTTTGGATCATCTGCTTGTGTCACATGATATTGTCTGTCGGAATGAGTGGGCATGTTATGGTGGTTACGGTTATGGTCACATGTTAGACCACATAGCCCCAAAGTTTCTGAACAGAGGTTTCCAGAGAGCTACTGTGGACAGGATTATGAGAGAGAACCCTCAAAGATGGCTAACCTGCTCTGAATTTAGATGA
- the LOC135345680 gene encoding uncharacterized protein LOC135345680 — MAAPGRACTMPMATSDDLGKQLNKASQGGHVDEVERLLVRGAPVSWRDSEGWTALHIACWDNQPDVVKILTQRDDNDVNVQTVRKFTPLHWACLWGHLKCVQLLMATGQCDLESGDMYGLTPLGMAVREGQLDTIRYLITEYNVDVNGAVTSDGLTPLGLAVREGHLDTIKYLISHCEVDVNDSLLIACEYRHNKIVEYLLNDVGCNPNIKNGNGQTPLFFAWNKDVIKLLLKNGATAEDVYTNHRKALGKVFSKNPLKNPVKMLVIGHGGEGKSTLIEAMEHEPTALTSLINVFVSPKEVDGVSQKTAGIIPRLFKSRVFGDVLVYDFAGQEAYYSSHAAIIKSAVDACRPIIVLVLGLHKDDSFTTHSVSYWLGIIANQCAKMEGKAPLIVVGSHADCSTDKLKILKKEEIVLQAVSRYPTLDLLKFIPLDTRYSNSSGMKILRDTVGPTCARIRSKLAVSLNAHMFLVYLVGKDEIALSLEEVQYQIKKESNQVLSKKHKEAVPFIPTTIPRLIEICVQLNDKGHILFLHNFSSPEKSFIVLKKQELLGEINGTIFAPEDFDQHCQLSTSTGVVPCSKLAAHLPNLNTELLTGFLIDLEFAVPIEDQEVLCLINQHRTDTGESVLPDEKYIFCPALIRLEVDTKVFNHRDDLAYHFGWVMSCSHKDQFLDARFLHVLLLRISLSLGLAPVIDPDNPSLQRQCSVWKTGVCWSTAYGVKVLVEVIDKKKVIVLIQARQMSLDFLKLRSTLMKKVLDTSTELCFTVVTEESLLPPDSVTYPLKDTHVFDLKSLAQSVVGQEMCVISAKGVENMPLSDLLQAEVYADLGENILQLLFNPVHKELSDRFISALATCWNKNPQLASIVRTSITENTSAAFQECSNLDDVLNVWKSNGSSSGKALRRILDPLSVFAGRNPLELAGVAAKETSDNLLPAPRSTPSIDGATLTMIEEPSSHDFLPVVAGASPTVEDWSVSERTRSDKPHALKVYRSWVTAGLTVAALKKRTGVNDTQLDTEVIEHDIHILAGCFDNLENYLDQLRLTPGQQTDIYDLAVKRDIQTAMAKALKLWRAPNPLVATFRALLITLLDLKRGDVAVRVCQYIADRVPQQY, encoded by the exons ATGGCCGCTCCAGGGCGAGCTTGTACTATGCCTATGGCAACAAG TGATGATCTGGGTAAGCAACTCAATAAAGCTTCCCAGGGTGGGCATGTGGACGAAGTGGAAAGGCTGCTGGTTAGAGGAGCTCCTGTAAGCTGGAGGGACAGTGAAGGATGGACCGCTCTCCATATAGCATGCTGGGACAATCAACCTGATGTAGTGAAGATACTTACACAGCGAGATGATAATGATGTCAATGTACAGACTGTTCGTAAGTTCACTCCCCTGCACTGGGCCTGCCTCTGGGGACACTTGAAGTGTGTCCAGTTACTGATGGCAACTGGACAGTGTGACCTAG AATCTGGAGACATGtatggactaactccactgggaatGGCAGTCAGAGAGGGGCAGCTGGACACTATCAGGTACCTAATCACGGAGTACAACGTGGATGTCAATG GAGCTGTGACCAGtgatggactaactccactgggatTGGCAGTCAGAGAAGGGCACctggacactatcaagtacTTGATCTCACATTGCGAAGTGGATGTTAATG ATAGTCTACTAATTGCTTGTGAGTATCGGCATAACAAAATTGTTGAGTATCTTCTGAATGACGTTGGTTGCAATCCCAATATAAAAAATGGCAATGGACAGACACCACTCTTTTTTGCATGGAACAAAGACGTTATTAAACTCTTGTTAAAGAATGGGGCTACTGCCGAAGATGTTTATACTAATCATCGCAAGGCTCTTGGTAAAGTATTTTCAAAGAATCCGCTAAAAAACCCAGTGAAAATGCTTGTTATCGGTCATGGTGGCGAAGGAAAGAGCACTCTCATTGAAGCAATGGAACACGAGCCAACTGCACTCACATCTTTAATCAACGTATTTGTCTCTCCTAAAGAAGTTGATGGAGTCAGCCAGAAAACAGCCGGAATCATCCCTCGATTATTCAAAAGCCGTGTTTTTGGAGATGTGTTGGTCTATGACTTTGCTGGTCAAGAGGCTTACTACAGCAGTCACGCTGCCATTATCAAGTCAGCAGTTGATGCATGTCGGCCCATTATTGTCCTAGTCCTAGGGCTCCATAAAGACGACTCCTTCACCACCCATTCTGTCTCCTATTGGTTGGGGATCATTGCCAATCAGTGTGCCAAGATGGAGGGCAAAGCCCCACTCATTGTAGTAGGTAGCCATGCCGATTGCTCAACTGACAAATTGAAGATTTTGAAGAAAGAAGAGATCGTTTTGCAAGCCGTTTCGAGATATCCCACCCTGGATCTACTGAAATTCATTCCCTTGGATACTCGCTACTCCAACTCTAGCGGCATGAAGATACTGCGAGACACTGTCGGCCCTACTTGTGCTCGCATTCGATCAAAGTTGGCTGTTTCCTTAAATGCACACATGTTCTTGGTTTACCTTGTTGGCAAGGATGAGATTGCGTTATCACTGGAAGAAGTTCAGTACCAAATTAAAAAAGAATCTAATCAAGTACTCTCTAAGAAGCATAAAGAAGCTGTACCGTTCATACCGACAACCATTCCTCGTCTTATTGAAATATGTGTTCAGCTCAACGACAAAGGTCACATCCTCTTTCTACACAATTTCAGCTCACCAGAGAAAAGCTTCATTGTTCTCAAGAAACAAGAGCTCCTGGGTGAAATCAATGGCACTATATTTGCTCCAGAGGATTTCGATCAGCACTGTCAACTCTCTACAAGCACTGGTGTGGTACCTTGCTCCAAGCTGGCTGCTCATTTGCCTAACTTGAACACTGAATTGCTCACTGGATTTTTAATTGATCTCGAATTCGCCGTGCCCATTGAAGACCAAGAAGTCCTTTGTCTTATCAATCAACATAGAACAGACACTGGTGAGTCTGTATTGCCCGACGAGAAATACATATTCTGTCCTGCCCTAATCCGATTAGAAGTCGATACGAAAGTTTTCAATCATCGGGACGACCTTGCATATCATTTTGGTTGGGTGATGTCATGCTCTCACAAGGACCAATTTTTGGACGCTCGATTTCTCCACGTTCTTCTGCTTCGGATATCTCTTTCCCTAGGGCTTGCTCCAGTGATAGATCCTGACAACCCTTCTCTGCAACGTCAATGCTCTGTCTGGAAGACTGGAGTTTGCTGGAGCACTGCTTATGGTGTCAAAGTACTGGTGGAGGTCATTGACAAGAAGAAAGTGATCGTTTTGATTCAAGCTCGCCAAATGTCACTAGACTTTCTCAAGCTGCGCTCAACTCTAATGAAGAAAGTTTTGGACACCTCTACGGAGTTATGCTTTACTGTAGTCACTGAGGAGTCCCTCCTTCCTCCTGATAGTGTGACGTACCCTCTGAAAGATACACACGTCTTTGATCTCAAGTCCCTCGCTCAAAGTGTTGTTGGTCAAGAAATGTGCGTCATATCAGCTAAAGGTGTAGAGAACATGCCATTGAGTGACCTTCTTCAAGCTGAAGTGTACGCTGATCTCGGTGAGAATATTCTACAGCTTCTGTTCAATCCAGTACACAAGGAACTGTCTGATCGATTCATCTCGGCTCTTGCAACGTGTTGGAACAAGAATCCTCAACTGGCTAGTATCGTACGCACATCCATTACTGAGAATACCAGCGCCGCGTTTCAAGAGTGCAGTAATCTCGATGATGTTCTAAACGTCTGGAAGAGCAATGGAAGTTCAAGTGGTAAGGCACTGAGAAGAATTCTGGATCCACTTAGTGTGTTTGCTGGACGTAACCCTCTG GAACTGGCTGGTGTTGCTGCTAAGGAGACTAGTGACAATCTACTTCCAGCCCCAAGATCAACACCAAGCATAG ATGGCGCCACATTAACAATGATTGAGGAACCATCAAGCCATG ACTTTCTCCCTGTGGTGGCTGGAGCATCTCCAACTGTTGAGGACTGGTCAGTGAGTGAGAGGACACGATCAGATAAACCACACGCACTGAAG gtgtatCGGTCCTGGGTGACAGCTGGTCTAACAGTCGCTGCCCTAAAGAAGAGGACTGGAGTGAATGACACCCAGCTGGACACAGAGGTCATAGAACATGACATTCATATCCTAGCCGGCTGCTTCGATAATCTAGAGAACTATCTCGACCAGTTACGTTTGACTCCCGGCCAACAAACTGATATTTATGACCTAGCTGTCAAACGAGACATTCAAACTGCAATGGCTAAGGCTTTGAAACTCTGGCGTGCCCCCAATCCTCTTGTTGCCACTTTCCGAGCCCTGTTGATCACCTTACTAGATCTCAAGAGAGGAGACGTAGCTGTTAGGGTGTGTCAGTACATTGCTGACAGAGTTCCACAACAATACTAA